One segment of Legionella sp. PC997 DNA contains the following:
- a CDS encoding toll/interleukin-1 receptor domain-containing protein, which produces MPLFLNQNQTINDIKNSEDFSKILIRSVNKILCLHKEVITHLSSSTTFDTRLHEDKRIYVKNKIKQCLQEINALLALFKYNEDLLPEDITFDKWIEFLKNLEKQHSKLFNKMHYQNIVKEEELVHWIEQFKFINEHEDCLKDSLLRVRQWMNNKSRKPKTVFISYAWPLRRHSSSEEWVQAFLLHFVTHLREAGIIVFFDIQDSKYGHRIQHHINRLLISDCVILIGTPSLKVKYETKEYCIVQDEITEMLVSKIPVIPLLLLGDFKTSFPRPFLRNINIEDWRSKPYVNLLKDLVAKLYECSSPQYESFWKKILSFSPQNANPTVSSLNQTLESKKERDLRLGLFKSPPVRKEDWEIPYITKKSIG; this is translated from the coding sequence ATGCCTCTTTTTCTTAATCAAAATCAAACAATCAATGATATAAAAAATTCTGAAGATTTTTCAAAAATATTGATCCGTTCTGTGAATAAAATTTTATGCCTACACAAAGAAGTAATCACTCATTTAAGCTCCTCCACGACATTCGATACACGTTTACACGAAGATAAGCGTATTTATGTAAAAAACAAAATAAAGCAATGTCTTCAAGAGATTAATGCTCTGTTGGCGCTTTTTAAATACAATGAAGATCTCCTTCCAGAGGACATCACCTTTGATAAATGGATTGAATTTTTAAAAAATTTGGAAAAGCAACACTCTAAATTGTTTAATAAAATGCACTATCAAAACATTGTAAAGGAAGAAGAATTAGTTCATTGGATTGAACAATTCAAATTTATTAATGAACACGAAGATTGTTTAAAAGACTCTCTACTGCGAGTAAGACAATGGATGAATAATAAAAGCCGCAAGCCTAAGACAGTTTTTATTAGTTATGCTTGGCCGCTTAGAAGACATTCATCCAGCGAAGAGTGGGTACAAGCCTTTTTATTACATTTTGTGACTCATCTTCGTGAAGCAGGAATAATTGTGTTCTTCGATATTCAAGATAGTAAATATGGCCATCGAATTCAGCATCACATAAATCGTTTGTTGATATCGGATTGCGTCATTTTAATTGGAACCCCATCATTAAAAGTGAAATATGAAACAAAAGAGTACTGTATTGTTCAAGATGAAATAACAGAGATGTTAGTCAGCAAAATTCCAGTAATTCCTTTATTGCTATTAGGGGATTTTAAAACTTCTTTTCCCAGACCATTCTTAAGAAATATTAACATTGAAGATTGGCGCTCTAAACCATATGTTAATCTGCTAAAAGATTTAGTAGCCAAATTATACGAATGTTCTTCCCCCCAATATGAGTCTTTTTGGAAAAAAATATTATCTTTTTCCCCCCAAAATGCCAATCCAACTGTTTCTTCTTTAAACCAAACTTTAGAATCAAAAAAAGAGCGGGACCTCAGACTTGGTTTATTCAAATCGCCTCCTGTACGGAAGGAAGACTGGGAAATACCTTATATCACGAAAAAATCTATTGGGTGA
- a CDS encoding helix-turn-helix domain-containing protein has translation MIEILEMIQISEGLKEFSLPLKKIGIHTFTVLLNYDDETQINLSNKPNWIKDYYELRLHESSVFDKKYIIPQSGFSLWPNTLNTPVYQHGLVYDSGQGITFYERGEDHNAFYFFSGSNKNAFLMNLIINNLQFLELFVHQFKTNASVLLSTAKKLNYKKVYENPRPHVLSYLKRKQESQDQIAEFKNNLFKLAPTSRQKQVLYWYSKGKTAKETARLLNVSPRTVERHFEELRKKYGNYSKQELIAFFSAYVKF, from the coding sequence ATGATTGAAATTTTGGAGATGATACAAATTTCTGAAGGGTTGAAAGAGTTTAGTCTTCCTTTAAAAAAAATTGGTATTCATACTTTTACGGTATTGTTAAATTATGATGATGAAACCCAAATCAATTTAAGCAATAAGCCAAATTGGATTAAAGATTATTATGAACTGCGATTACATGAAAGTAGTGTATTTGATAAAAAATATATTATACCTCAGAGCGGTTTTAGTCTTTGGCCTAATACCTTGAATACTCCGGTATATCAGCATGGATTGGTTTATGACAGTGGGCAAGGGATTACCTTCTATGAAAGAGGAGAAGATCATAATGCTTTTTATTTTTTTTCAGGTTCTAATAAGAATGCCTTCTTGATGAATTTAATAATAAATAATCTTCAATTTTTAGAATTATTTGTTCACCAATTTAAAACTAACGCGTCAGTACTTTTAAGCACAGCAAAAAAATTAAATTATAAAAAAGTCTATGAGAATCCCAGACCACATGTTCTTTCCTATTTAAAAAGGAAACAAGAGTCACAAGACCAAATTGCAGAATTTAAAAATAATTTATTTAAACTTGCTCCCACTTCAAGACAAAAACAAGTTTTATACTGGTATTCAAAAGGGAAGACAGCGAAAGAGACGGCAAGACTTTTAAATGTTTCACCACGCACTGTTGAGCGACATTTTGAAGAATTACGAAAAAAATATGGTAATTACAGTAAACAGGAATTAATTGCTTTCTTCTCTGCGTATGTAAAATTTTAA